TGAAGAGCTTGCCGAACAGGGCCGCGCCGCCCTGGGGGCCGAAGCCTCCGCGGAAGCGGACCATGAGCTGGCCGAGCTCGCGCGTCAGGCGCCGTTCGTCCAGCCGGGTGGGCGGGTCGAGGAGTTCGAGCAGGGCGTCACAGGCCAGGCGCTCGTCGTCGGCGTCGATCGCGAAGAGCAGGGAGGCGAGGGCGCGCCGGCTGCCGCTCTCCAGGCGCCCGACCGACCCGAAATCCAGAAGGGCGAGCCGGCCATCCTCGCAGAGCAGGACATTCCCGGGATGAAGATCGGCGTGGAAGACACCGTCCACGGTGAGCTGGCTGATGGTGGCGCGCAGCAGGGTCCGTGCCAGGGATCGCCGCGTCGCGGGGTTCAGGGCCGCCAGCTGTTCCCCGGCCCGGCCCAGGGGGACCCCGTGAAGGCGCTCCATGACCAGAAGCCGCTCGGTGCTGAGCTCCTCGTGGACCTGTGGAACCCGGAGTTCCTCCCCGCGGTTGGCGTGGGCGAGGGCCCGCGTGTTCTCCGCCTCCACCCGGTAGTCCAGCTCCTCCGTCAAGGAGTCGGCAAAGCCGCGGGCGAGCGCCACGGCGCCCAGCCGCCGGGCCCACGGGGCCGTCCGTTCCAGCCAGCGCGCCAGCTGCTCGATGATGGAGATGTCCAGGCTCACTTGCTGCAGCGCCGAGGGCCGCTGAATCTTGAGCACCACGTCCGGCCGGGTGTGATCCGGTTCGACGGGGCCGAGTGTCGCGGTGTGCACCTGCGCCACGGACGCTGCGGCGAGGGGCACGTGGTCGACGTGGCTGAACACCTCCGCGGCGGGCCTGCCGAGTTCGCGGTCGAGAGCCTGCCGGATGCGGTCCCAGGGCTCGGGCTGCACCTCGCTCTGGAGCCGGGAGAGCTCCCGGATATAGGCGGCGGGCAGCAGATCGCTCCGGGTGGACAGCATCTGACCCAGCTTCACGAAGGTCACCCCGGCCTCCTCCAGGGTCTGCCGTAAGGCCCGCGCGGTCCGGTCTTCCCGGTCCCGTGCGTGCCGGGAAAGACCCCGGAATCCGAGGGCCAGGCCGTGGCGGCTGGCGATCCGGACCACCTCCGTATACCGGCCGGCCTGCCGGGAATGGGTCCGGGCGGACCGCAGCCAGGAGAAGGGGTTGGGCAGGGTGCCCGTGGGGACCATGATCTCGAAGGCCATCAGGACCGCCACCCCCAGGGCGAACGTCCAGAGGGCCGACAGGCCCGCGACCAGGACCGCCGCCAGCGGATCCCGGCTCACGCTCTCCTGGCTGTCCAGGCCGGCGGCGCCCAGGAACAGCAGGACCGTGGCGGAGAAGAAGAGGGTCAATGCGAAAGCGACCAGAATCGAACGCGGCCAGCCCACAGGCACACCGAGAAGCCTCCGGGAGACCGACGCCAGGAACCACGTCTGGACGAGGAAGAAGATGAGCGTGAGGAGGACTTCCACGAGGCCCCCGAACCAGAAAAGTGCGTCCACGCTCTCATTCTCACCTGGGGTTCGGAGGCCTGGCATCATCCCGGAGTGGGAATGTGGACAACTCCAGGATGACGCGTTGTGGAAGTCGCACAGGAGCGCTCGCAGGATAGTCTGGGTGCAGTTGTCCTGGCGTTGCTCGCCGGGCCGGAGGCAGAGGAGAAGACGCAGCGTGAGCGAGGTTGAGACCGTACGGGTCCAGGACATTCCGGAAGGCGCCACCATCGTCGATGTCCGTGAGGACTACGAGTGGGAAGCCGGCCATGTGGAGGGTGCGGTGCACGTTCCGCTGAACACCTTGCCCCTGCGTTTCGAGGAGCTCGACCCGGACGAGGACCTCTACATCATCTGTCGCACCGGTGGACGCTCCTGGCAG
The nucleotide sequence above comes from Arthrobacter woluwensis. Encoded proteins:
- a CDS encoding rhodanese-like domain-containing protein, whose protein sequence is MSEVETVRVQDIPEGATIVDVREDYEWEAGHVEGAVHVPLNTLPLRFEELDPDEDLYIICRTGGRSWQASQWLVGQGYSAINVAGGMDEWFEAGRPMVAEGSETPRVL
- a CDS encoding ABC1 kinase family protein — protein: MDALFWFGGLVEVLLTLIFFLVQTWFLASVSRRLLGVPVGWPRSILVAFALTLFFSATVLLFLGAAGLDSQESVSRDPLAAVLVAGLSALWTFALGVAVLMAFEIMVPTGTLPNPFSWLRSARTHSRQAGRYTEVVRIASRHGLALGFRGLSRHARDREDRTARALRQTLEEAGVTFVKLGQMLSTRSDLLPAAYIRELSRLQSEVQPEPWDRIRQALDRELGRPAAEVFSHVDHVPLAAASVAQVHTATLGPVEPDHTRPDVVLKIQRPSALQQVSLDISIIEQLARWLERTAPWARRLGAVALARGFADSLTEELDYRVEAENTRALAHANRGEELRVPQVHEELSTERLLVMERLHGVPLGRAGEQLAALNPATRRSLARTLLRATISQLTVDGVFHADLHPGNVLLCEDGRLALLDFGSVGRLESGSRRALASLLFAIDADDERLACDALLELLDPPTRLDERRLTRELGQLMVRFRGGFGPQGGAALFGKLFTLVLDHGFAVPPQIAAAFRALAALEGTLRLLDPGFDVIAEARELGSEQLEQEFTPERLRTELSRQALTLLPTLARLPRRVDRLADALEQGTLTARVRVLADDGDRGFLTRLFQQLIVAVLAAAATIGAVLLILDDSGPSLTASLSWHSFFGFTLLFAGFVLALRAVTLAFRGSDGPGPANARERDRGH